One genomic window of Dunckerocampus dactyliophorus isolate RoL2022-P2 chromosome 7, RoL_Ddac_1.1, whole genome shotgun sequence includes the following:
- the klhl32 gene encoding kelch-like protein 32 isoform X3, whose product MFSLCMVESAADEVTLQGVTSVGLKHALDFAYTGQIVLEPAVIQDVLSAGSHLQLLELLSICSHYLIQELSSVNYLELYRVADLFHLPALEEAVVDFLVGHLSELSQTRQEEALQLPYRLLKEVLKSDRLTSLSEEEIWKFVVMWLEHDCRYQYTEDLLQHVRYGLMDVSTLHHLACSHPLVQSSPTVATLVEEALNYHHATFAQPLHQSARTRPRFQSLTLYIAGGRKREVCRVQELRYFNPAAQEHVRVAGGSNWSELAPMPTGRSHHCVSVMGNFLFVVGGEMEHASGRTCAVRTACRYDPRANRWTEIAPMKACREHFVLGALGQYLYAVGGRNELRQVLPSVERYCPKKNKWTYVQPFDRSLSCHAGCVAENLLWVSGTVHTKGGVTNTAQYQNRLMVYEPEQDQWLARSPMLQRRVYHVMAAVRRKLYVLGGNDLDYNNDRILVRHIDSYNLDVDQWTRCCFSLLTGQNESGVAVHDDRIYVVGGYSIWTNEPLACIQVLDLSREGKEEVFYGPTLPFASNGIATCFLPAPYFTCPNLQTLQVPHHRIGAV is encoded by the exons ATTGTGCTGGAGCCAGCAGTGATTCAGGATGTTTTGTCTGCTGGCAGCCACCTTCAGCTGCTGGAGCTCCTCAGCATTTGCTCCCACTACCTCATCCAG GAACTGAGCAGTGTGAACTACTTGGAGTTGTACCGTGTGGCCGACCTCTTCCACCTGCCTGCCTTGGAAGAGGCCGTGGTGGACTTTTTGGTGGGTCACCTCTCTGAGCTGAGCCAGACCCGGCAGGAGGAGGCCCTGCAGCTGCCTTATCGCCTACTCAAGGAGGTACTCAAGAGTGACCGCCTCACCTCGCTGAGTGAAGAAGAGATATGGAAG TTTGTGGTTATGTGGTTGGAACATGACTGCCGATACCAGTACACTGAGGATCTTCTGCAGCATGTCCGCTATGGCCTGATGGACGTCTCAACCCTACATCATCTAGCCTGTAGCCACCCTCTGGTCCAGTCCAGCCCCACTGTTGCCACCCTGGTGGAGGAAGCCCTGAATTACCACCACGCCACCTTTGCACAACCACTCCACCAGTCAGCGCGCACCAGGCCTCGCTTCCAGTCCCTTACCCTCTACATAGCTGGCGGAAGGAAGCGGGAGGTGTGCAGAGTCCAGGAGTTACGTTACTTCAATCCGGCTGCACAGGAGCACGTACGTGTGGCAGGCGGGTCAAACTGGAGCGAGCTGGCGCCAATGCCCACTGGGCGCAGCCACCACTGTGTGTCTGTAATGGGGAACTTCCTCTTTGTTGTGGGTGGAGAGATGGAGCATGCCAGTGGGAGGACGTGTGCGGTAAGAACTGCGTGTCGATATGACCCCAGGGCCAACCGTTGGACAGAGATAGCCCCCATGAAGGCTTGCAGAGAACATTTTGTACTGGGAGCTTTGGGTCAGTACCTTTATGCAGTTGGCGGCAGGAATGAGCTGAGGCAGGTGCTTCCCTCAGTAGAGCGATACTGTCCCAAGAAGAACAAGTGGACGTATGTGCAACCTTTTGACCGCTCACTTTCCTGTCATGCTGGCTGTGTGGCTGAAAACCTGCTCTGGGTCTCAGGTACAGTACACACCAAAG gTGGagtgacaaacacagctcagtACCAGAATCGTTTGATGGTGTATGAGCCAGAGCAG GACCAGTGGTTAGCCCGCAGTCCCATGTTGCAGAGGCGGGTCTACCATGTCATGGCGGCGGTGAGGAGGAAGCTGTACGTCCTCGGGGGCAACGACCTGGACTACAATAACGACCGGATTTTGGTGCGCCACATTGACTCCTACAACCTGGATGTGGACCAGTGGACACGGTGCTGTTTCAGCCTCCTCACAG GTCAGAATGAGTCTGGAGTAGCAGTCCATGATGACAGGATCTATGTGGTTGGAGGCTACTCTATTTGGACCAATGAGCCTCTGGCGTGCATTCAG GTGCTGGATCTGAGCCGAGAGGGAAAAGAAGAAGTTTTCTATGGGCCAACGTTGCCATTTGCCTCAAATGGGATAGCAACCTGTTTTCTCCCAGCTCCATATTTCACTTGTCCCAACCTTCAGACTCTCCAAGTACCCCATCACAGGATTGGTGCCGTTTAA